From Trichoderma atroviride chromosome 1, complete sequence, one genomic window encodes:
- a CDS encoding uncharacterized protein (EggNog:ENOG41), whose protein sequence is MAFGVEIKGKCHFASDNKSPREGSSNLEGRDEVIKYNLQSMKWGILPSWSKQNDAPNRGVINCRDDSLRTTGGMWQSIKARKRCIVVAQGFFEWLNLAIDIVVEDAGTRTYTYAIITTDSNQQLRFLHHRMPVIFDAGSKEFHQWLYPLQQRWTDDLQSLLKPFQGELDIYPVNRNVGRVGRSSPSFIVPLIQNDDEHGIIHFFPKISDSSTAEKPETPDETRKCESDDEHHLVSSSSRRYLPERTESPKKHEAESCYTPPSKKRRTKPAPQGIQRITDFFGQTQRDK, encoded by the exons ATGGCGTT CGGTGTCGAAATAAAGGGCAAATGTCACTTCGCTTCCGATAATAAAAGCCCCAGAGAAGGGTCTTCCAATCTTGAGGGCCGTGATGAAGTCATCAAATACAATCTACAGTCAATGAAGTGGGGGATTCTACCTTCGTGGTCGAAGCAGAACGACGCTCCTAACCGCGGAGTCATAAACTGCAGAGATGACTCTCTCAGGACTACGGGTGGTATGTGGCAATCGATAAAAGCCCGCAAACGATGCATTGTTGTCGCACAAGGGTTTTTTGAATGGCTTAAC CTCGCCATTGACATTGTCGTGGAAGACGCCGGAACTAGAACTTATACTTATGCAATAATCACGACCGACTCAAACCAACAGCTACGATTCCTGCACCATCGTATGCCGGTCATTTTTGATGCTGGTTCTAAAGAATTCCACCAGTGGCTTTATCCATTACAGCAAAGATGGACTGATGACCTTCAGTCCTTACTTAAACCCTTCCAAGGAGAGCTAGATATTTATCCTGTTAACAGGAACGTTGGAAGAGTTGGCCGTAGCTCTCCATCATTTATTGTCCCGTTGATTCAGAATGACGACGAGCATGGCATCATCCACTTCTTTCCTAAAATTTCCGACAGTTCAACCGCAGAAAAGCCAGAAACGCCGGATGAGACAAGAAAGTGTGAGAGCGACGATGAACATCATCTCGTTTCTTCCAGTAGCAGGCGATATTTACCTGAAAGAACAGAGTCTCCGAAGAAGCACGAGGCTGAAAGTTGCTATACTCCTCCGTCGAAGAAAAGACGCACTAAGCCAGCCCCCCAAGGCATCCAAAGAATAACGGATTTTTTCGGCCAAACACAGCGCGACAAATAA